A stretch of Anas acuta chromosome 3, bAnaAcu1.1, whole genome shotgun sequence DNA encodes these proteins:
- the LOC137855078 gene encoding low density lipoprotein receptor adapter protein 1-like isoform X5 has translation MEALRAAGRAVLRSPRLARHGLGLCRRRKLPESWADMQEPLLEGMCFTLKYLGMTLVEKPKGEDMAAAAIRRIIAMAQVGARKFQKVILTVSPRGISLQDADTKEIVENISIYRISYCTTDKLQNKIFAYVAQSQESGALECHAFLSPKKKIAQAVTLTVAQAFQMALDLWEAANAGSRQEQPLHLPCVLEHSEPGRASEPAPPGSPPFRHQFREEEEEEEDENLDETLSGCLAVMGVLFSSKAAWRSWGGESTAQQS, from the exons ATGGAGGCgctgcgggcggcggggcgcgcCGTGCTGCGGAGTCCGCGCCTCGCCCGGCACGGCCTGGGGCTCTGCCGGCGGCGCA agctTCCTGAGAGCTGGGCTGATATGCAGGAGCCGCTGCTAGAGGGGATGTGCTTCACACTGAAGTATCTGGGCATGACACTGGTAGAGAAACCCAAAGGAGAAGAcatggcagctgctgccatccgCCGGATCATTGCCATG GCACAGGTGGGAGCTCGCAAGTTCCAGAAGGTGATTCTGACAGTGTCTCCGAGGGGCATCTCGCTGCAAGACGCAGACACAAAGGAGATTGTTGAAAACATCTCCATCTACAG GATCTCCTACTGCACAACAGACAAGCTGCAGAACAAAATCTTTGCTTACGTTGCGCAGAGCCAGGAGAGTGGGGCACTGGAGTGCCATGCCTTCCTCTCACCCAAGAAGAAGATT GCCCAGGCTGTGACTCTGACGGTGGCCCAGGCCTTCCAGATGGCGCTGGATCTCTGGGAAGCAGCAAATGCAG gctctAGGCAGGAACAGCCCCTTCACCTTCCATGTGTCTTGGAGCACAGTGAACCCGGCAGAGCAAGTGAGCCAGCCCCCCCGGGGAGCCCTCCCTTCAGACACCAATTCAGG gaggaggaagaggaggaggaagatgaaaaCCTTGATGAAACTTTATCTGG GTGCTTGGCGGTGATGGGTGTTCTGTTCTCTTCCAAAGCTGcatggaggagctggggaggggagtCCACAGCCCAGCAG AGTTGA
- the LOC137855078 gene encoding low density lipoprotein receptor adapter protein 1-like isoform X2, producing the protein MQEPLLEGMCFTLKYLGMTLVEKPKGEDMAAAAIRRIIAMAQVGARKFQKVILTVSPRGISLQDADTKEIVENISIYRISYCTTDKLQNKIFAYVAQSQESGALECHAFLSPKKKIAQAVTLTVAQAFQMALDLWEAANAGSRQEQPLHLPCVLEHSEPGRASEPAPPGSPPFRHQFREEEEEEEDENLDETLSGCMEELGRGVHSPAELTPLVPRPNLPTVQLPLSWPCLGQPPGCWKGLGGVGVPPTAGLGTDGPKATLG; encoded by the exons ATGCAGGAGCCGCTGCTAGAGGGGATGTGCTTCACACTGAAGTATCTGGGCATGACACTGGTAGAGAAACCCAAAGGAGAAGAcatggcagctgctgccatccgCCGGATCATTGCCATG GCACAGGTGGGAGCTCGCAAGTTCCAGAAGGTGATTCTGACAGTGTCTCCGAGGGGCATCTCGCTGCAAGACGCAGACACAAAGGAGATTGTTGAAAACATCTCCATCTACAG GATCTCCTACTGCACAACAGACAAGCTGCAGAACAAAATCTTTGCTTACGTTGCGCAGAGCCAGGAGAGTGGGGCACTGGAGTGCCATGCCTTCCTCTCACCCAAGAAGAAGATT GCCCAGGCTGTGACTCTGACGGTGGCCCAGGCCTTCCAGATGGCGCTGGATCTCTGGGAAGCAGCAAATGCAG gctctAGGCAGGAACAGCCCCTTCACCTTCCATGTGTCTTGGAGCACAGTGAACCCGGCAGAGCAAGTGAGCCAGCCCCCCCGGGGAGCCCTCCCTTCAGACACCAATTCAGG gaggaggaagaggaggaggaagatgaaaaCCTTGATGAAACTTTATCTGG CTGcatggaggagctggggaggggagtCCACAGCCCAGCAG AGTTGACACCTCTTGTGCCCAGACCGAACTTGCCTACTGTGCAGCTACCGCTGAGCTGGCCCTGTTTGGGGCAACCCCCAGGCTgctggaaggggctgggaggggttGGAGTCCCACCCACAGCTGGCCTTGGGACTGATGGCCCCAAGGCTACCCTGGGCTAA
- the LOC137855078 gene encoding low density lipoprotein receptor adapter protein 1-like isoform X4 has product MEALRAAGRAVLRSPRLARHGLGLCRRRKLPESWADMQEPLLEGMCFTLKYLGMTLVEKPKGEDMAAAAIRRIIAMAQVGARKFQKVILTVSPRGISLQDADTKEIVENISIYRISYCTTDKLQNKIFAYVAQSQESGALECHAFLSPKKKIAQAVTLTVAQAFQMALDLWEAANAGSRQEQPLHLPCVLEHSEPGRASEPAPPGSPPFRHQFREEEEEEEDENLDETLSGRCLAVMGVLFSSKAAWRSWGGESTAQQS; this is encoded by the exons ATGGAGGCgctgcgggcggcggggcgcgcCGTGCTGCGGAGTCCGCGCCTCGCCCGGCACGGCCTGGGGCTCTGCCGGCGGCGCA agctTCCTGAGAGCTGGGCTGATATGCAGGAGCCGCTGCTAGAGGGGATGTGCTTCACACTGAAGTATCTGGGCATGACACTGGTAGAGAAACCCAAAGGAGAAGAcatggcagctgctgccatccgCCGGATCATTGCCATG GCACAGGTGGGAGCTCGCAAGTTCCAGAAGGTGATTCTGACAGTGTCTCCGAGGGGCATCTCGCTGCAAGACGCAGACACAAAGGAGATTGTTGAAAACATCTCCATCTACAG GATCTCCTACTGCACAACAGACAAGCTGCAGAACAAAATCTTTGCTTACGTTGCGCAGAGCCAGGAGAGTGGGGCACTGGAGTGCCATGCCTTCCTCTCACCCAAGAAGAAGATT GCCCAGGCTGTGACTCTGACGGTGGCCCAGGCCTTCCAGATGGCGCTGGATCTCTGGGAAGCAGCAAATGCAG gctctAGGCAGGAACAGCCCCTTCACCTTCCATGTGTCTTGGAGCACAGTGAACCCGGCAGAGCAAGTGAGCCAGCCCCCCCGGGGAGCCCTCCCTTCAGACACCAATTCAGG gaggaggaagaggaggaggaagatgaaaaCCTTGATGAAACTTTATCTGG CAGGTGCTTGGCGGTGATGGGTGTTCTGTTCTCTTCCAAAGCTGcatggaggagctggggaggggagtCCACAGCCCAGCAG AGTTGA
- the LOC137855078 gene encoding low density lipoprotein receptor adapter protein 1-like isoform X8, with the protein MEALRAAGRAVLRSPRLARHGLGLCRRRKLPESWADMQEPLLEGMCFTLKYLGMTLVEKPKGEDMAAAAIRRIIAMAQVGARKFQKVILTVSPRGISLQDADTKEIVENISIYRISYCTTDKLQNKIFAYVAQSQESGALECHAFLSPKKKIAQAVTLTVAQAFQMALDLWEAANAGIPLLTCLGNSTVLSCQ; encoded by the exons ATGGAGGCgctgcgggcggcggggcgcgcCGTGCTGCGGAGTCCGCGCCTCGCCCGGCACGGCCTGGGGCTCTGCCGGCGGCGCA agctTCCTGAGAGCTGGGCTGATATGCAGGAGCCGCTGCTAGAGGGGATGTGCTTCACACTGAAGTATCTGGGCATGACACTGGTAGAGAAACCCAAAGGAGAAGAcatggcagctgctgccatccgCCGGATCATTGCCATG GCACAGGTGGGAGCTCGCAAGTTCCAGAAGGTGATTCTGACAGTGTCTCCGAGGGGCATCTCGCTGCAAGACGCAGACACAAAGGAGATTGTTGAAAACATCTCCATCTACAG GATCTCCTACTGCACAACAGACAAGCTGCAGAACAAAATCTTTGCTTACGTTGCGCAGAGCCAGGAGAGTGGGGCACTGGAGTGCCATGCCTTCCTCTCACCCAAGAAGAAGATT GCCCAGGCTGTGACTCTGACGGTGGCCCAGGCCTTCCAGATGGCGCTGGATCTCTGGGAAGCAGCAAATGCAG GTATCCCTCTCCTCACCTGCCTGGGGAACAGCACAGTCCTCTCCTGCCAGTAG
- the LOC137855078 gene encoding low density lipoprotein receptor adapter protein 1-like isoform X7: protein MEALRAAGRAVLRSPRLARHGLGLCRRRKLPESWADMQEPLLEGMCFTLKYLGMTLVEKPKGEDMAAAAIRRIIAMAQVGARKFQKVILTVSPRGISLQDADTKEIVENISIYRISYCTTDKLQNKIFAYVAQSQESGALECHAFLSPKKKIAQAVTLTVAQAFQMALDLWEAANAGSRQEQPLHLPCVLEHSEPGRASEPAPPGSPPFRHQFRPPLHMGA from the exons ATGGAGGCgctgcgggcggcggggcgcgcCGTGCTGCGGAGTCCGCGCCTCGCCCGGCACGGCCTGGGGCTCTGCCGGCGGCGCA agctTCCTGAGAGCTGGGCTGATATGCAGGAGCCGCTGCTAGAGGGGATGTGCTTCACACTGAAGTATCTGGGCATGACACTGGTAGAGAAACCCAAAGGAGAAGAcatggcagctgctgccatccgCCGGATCATTGCCATG GCACAGGTGGGAGCTCGCAAGTTCCAGAAGGTGATTCTGACAGTGTCTCCGAGGGGCATCTCGCTGCAAGACGCAGACACAAAGGAGATTGTTGAAAACATCTCCATCTACAG GATCTCCTACTGCACAACAGACAAGCTGCAGAACAAAATCTTTGCTTACGTTGCGCAGAGCCAGGAGAGTGGGGCACTGGAGTGCCATGCCTTCCTCTCACCCAAGAAGAAGATT GCCCAGGCTGTGACTCTGACGGTGGCCCAGGCCTTCCAGATGGCGCTGGATCTCTGGGAAGCAGCAAATGCAG gctctAGGCAGGAACAGCCCCTTCACCTTCCATGTGTCTTGGAGCACAGTGAACCCGGCAGAGCAAGTGAGCCAGCCCCCCCGGGGAGCCCTCCCTTCAGACACCAATTCAGG CCTCCCTTGCACATGGGGGCCTGA
- the FNDC4 gene encoding fibronectin type III domain-containing protein 4 isoform X1, with amino-acid sequence MAHFSAYLNPVLVLFSCDLCLVRANRPPSPVNVTVTQLKANSATVSWDVPEGDVVIGYAILQQRQDGQMQRFIREVNTTNRACVLWDLAEDADYIIQVQSIGLYGESQASKRVHFRTLKETDRLPSNSSNQGDITMEGLDKDRQLQTGEIIIIVAVLLMWAAVIALFCRQYDIIKDNDSNNNKEKTKPSSEHSTPERPTGGLLRSKKSPSVNIIEV; translated from the exons ATGGCCCATTTCTCGGCGTACCTGAACCCCGTCCTCGTGCTCTTTAGCTGCGACCTCTGCTTGGTGCGAGCCA ACAGGCCACCGTCCCCTGTCAACGTGACTGTGACGCAGCTGAAGGCAAACTCTGCCACAGTCTCCTGGGATGTTCCAGAAGGAGATGTGGTCATCGGCTACGCCATCTTACAGCAG CGGCAAGATGGACAGATGCAGCGCTTCATCCGGGAGGTGAACACCACCAACCGGGCCTGCGTGCTGTGGGACTTGGCAGAAGATGCTGATTACATCATCCAAGTGCAGAGTATTGGCCTGTATGGGGAAAGTCAGGCCAGTAAGCGTGTCCACTTCCGGACCCTGAAGGAGACCGACCGCCTCCCCTCCAACAGCTCCAACCAAG GTGACATCACCATGGAAGGGCTGGACAAAGACAGGCAACTGCAGACAGGCGAAATTATCATCATCGTGGCTGTGCTTCTCATGTGGGCAG CGGTGATCGCCCTCTTCTGCAGACAGTATGACATCATCAAGGACAATGAttccaacaacaacaaggaGAAGACAAAGCCATCCTCAGAGCATAGCACGCCAGAGAGACCAACTGGAGGGCTGCTGCGGAGCAAG aAGTCTCCTTCTGTCAATATAATCGAGGTATAA
- the LOC137855078 gene encoding low density lipoprotein receptor adapter protein 1-like isoform X10 has product MEALRAAGRAVLRSPRLARHGLGLCRRRKLPESWADMQEPLLEGMCFTLKYLGMTLVEKPKGEDMAAAAIRRIIAMAQVGARKFQKVILTVSPRGISLQDADTKEIVENISIYRISYCTTDKLQNKIFAYVAQSQESGALECHAFLSPKKKIAQAVTLTVAQAFQMALDLWEAANAGSRQEQPLHLPCVLEHSEPGRASEPAPPGSPPFRHQFREEEEEEEDENLDETLSGCMEELGRGVHSPAELTPLVPRPNLPTVQLPLSWPCLGQPPGCWKGLGGVGVPPTAGLGTDGPKATLG; this is encoded by the exons ATGGAGGCgctgcgggcggcggggcgcgcCGTGCTGCGGAGTCCGCGCCTCGCCCGGCACGGCCTGGGGCTCTGCCGGCGGCGCA agctTCCTGAGAGCTGGGCTGATATGCAGGAGCCGCTGCTAGAGGGGATGTGCTTCACACTGAAGTATCTGGGCATGACACTGGTAGAGAAACCCAAAGGAGAAGAcatggcagctgctgccatccgCCGGATCATTGCCATG GCACAGGTGGGAGCTCGCAAGTTCCAGAAGGTGATTCTGACAGTGTCTCCGAGGGGCATCTCGCTGCAAGACGCAGACACAAAGGAGATTGTTGAAAACATCTCCATCTACAG GATCTCCTACTGCACAACAGACAAGCTGCAGAACAAAATCTTTGCTTACGTTGCGCAGAGCCAGGAGAGTGGGGCACTGGAGTGCCATGCCTTCCTCTCACCCAAGAAGAAGATT GCCCAGGCTGTGACTCTGACGGTGGCCCAGGCCTTCCAGATGGCGCTGGATCTCTGGGAAGCAGCAAATGCAG gctctAGGCAGGAACAGCCCCTTCACCTTCCATGTGTCTTGGAGCACAGTGAACCCGGCAGAGCAAGTGAGCCAGCCCCCCCGGGGAGCCCTCCCTTCAGACACCAATTCAGG gaggaggaagaggaggaggaagatgaaaaCCTTGATGAAACTTTATCTGG CTGcatggaggagctggggaggggagtCCACAGCCCAGCAG AGTTGACACCTCTTGTGCCCAGACCGAACTTGCCTACTGTGCAGCTACCGCTGAGCTGGCCCTGTTTGGGGCAACCCCCAGGCTgctggaaggggctgggaggggttGGAGTCCCACCCACAGCTGGCCTTGGGACTGATGGCCCCAAGGCTACCCTGGGCTAA
- the LOC137855078 gene encoding low density lipoprotein receptor adapter protein 1-like isoform X3, whose translation MEALRAAGRAVLRSPRLARHGLGLCRRRKLPESWADMQEPLLEGMCFTLKYLGMTLVEKPKGEDMAAAAIRRIIAMAQVGARKFQKVILTVSPRGISLQDADTKEIVENISIYRISYCTTDKLQNKIFAYVAQSQESGALECHAFLSPKKKIAQAVTLTVAQAFQMALDLWEAANAGSRQEQPLHLPCVLEHSEPGRASEPAPPGSPPFRHQFRVSLSSPAWGTAQSSPASSLLGSGIIFLFLALLPGCLHSAAHFVKRK comes from the exons ATGGAGGCgctgcgggcggcggggcgcgcCGTGCTGCGGAGTCCGCGCCTCGCCCGGCACGGCCTGGGGCTCTGCCGGCGGCGCA agctTCCTGAGAGCTGGGCTGATATGCAGGAGCCGCTGCTAGAGGGGATGTGCTTCACACTGAAGTATCTGGGCATGACACTGGTAGAGAAACCCAAAGGAGAAGAcatggcagctgctgccatccgCCGGATCATTGCCATG GCACAGGTGGGAGCTCGCAAGTTCCAGAAGGTGATTCTGACAGTGTCTCCGAGGGGCATCTCGCTGCAAGACGCAGACACAAAGGAGATTGTTGAAAACATCTCCATCTACAG GATCTCCTACTGCACAACAGACAAGCTGCAGAACAAAATCTTTGCTTACGTTGCGCAGAGCCAGGAGAGTGGGGCACTGGAGTGCCATGCCTTCCTCTCACCCAAGAAGAAGATT GCCCAGGCTGTGACTCTGACGGTGGCCCAGGCCTTCCAGATGGCGCTGGATCTCTGGGAAGCAGCAAATGCAG gctctAGGCAGGAACAGCCCCTTCACCTTCCATGTGTCTTGGAGCACAGTGAACCCGGCAGAGCAAGTGAGCCAGCCCCCCCGGGGAGCCCTCCCTTCAGACACCAATTCAGG GTATCCCTCTCCTCACCTGCCTGGGGAACAGCACAGTCCTCTCCTGCCAGTAGCCTGCTGGGATCTGGCatcatcttccttttcctggCCCTGCTTCCAGGATGCCTGCATTCTGCAGCCCATTTTGTGAAGAGGAAGTAG
- the LOC137855078 gene encoding low density lipoprotein receptor adapter protein 1-like isoform X6: MEALRAAGRAVLRSPRLARHGLGLCRRRKLPESWADMQEPLLEGMCFTLKYLGMTLVEKPKGEDMAAAAIRRIIAMAQVGARKFQKVILTVSPRGISLQDADTKEIVENISIYRISYCTTDKLQNKIFAYVAQSQESGALECHAFLSPKKKIAQAVTLTVAQAFQMALDLWEAANAGSRQEQPLHLPCVLEHSEPGRASEPAPPGSPPFRHQFRDPVVIFTASLAHGGLT; encoded by the exons ATGGAGGCgctgcgggcggcggggcgcgcCGTGCTGCGGAGTCCGCGCCTCGCCCGGCACGGCCTGGGGCTCTGCCGGCGGCGCA agctTCCTGAGAGCTGGGCTGATATGCAGGAGCCGCTGCTAGAGGGGATGTGCTTCACACTGAAGTATCTGGGCATGACACTGGTAGAGAAACCCAAAGGAGAAGAcatggcagctgctgccatccgCCGGATCATTGCCATG GCACAGGTGGGAGCTCGCAAGTTCCAGAAGGTGATTCTGACAGTGTCTCCGAGGGGCATCTCGCTGCAAGACGCAGACACAAAGGAGATTGTTGAAAACATCTCCATCTACAG GATCTCCTACTGCACAACAGACAAGCTGCAGAACAAAATCTTTGCTTACGTTGCGCAGAGCCAGGAGAGTGGGGCACTGGAGTGCCATGCCTTCCTCTCACCCAAGAAGAAGATT GCCCAGGCTGTGACTCTGACGGTGGCCCAGGCCTTCCAGATGGCGCTGGATCTCTGGGAAGCAGCAAATGCAG gctctAGGCAGGAACAGCCCCTTCACCTTCCATGTGTCTTGGAGCACAGTGAACCCGGCAGAGCAAGTGAGCCAGCCCCCCCGGGGAGCCCTCCCTTCAGACACCAATTCAGG GACCCTGTTGTTATTTTCACAGCCTCCCTTGCACATGGGGGCCTGACATGA
- the FNDC4 gene encoding fibronectin type III domain-containing protein 4 isoform X2, translating to MAHFSAYLNPVLVLFSCDLCLVRANRPPSPVNVTVTQLKANSATVSWDVPEGDVVIGYAILQQRQDGQMQRFIREVNTTNRACVLWDLAEDADYIIQVQSIGLYGESQASKRVHFRTLKETDRLPSNSSNQGDITMEGLDKDRQLQTGEIIIIVAVLLMWAAVIALFCRQYDIIKDNDSNNNKEKTKPSSEHSTPERPTGGLLRSKVSSLSRSR from the exons ATGGCCCATTTCTCGGCGTACCTGAACCCCGTCCTCGTGCTCTTTAGCTGCGACCTCTGCTTGGTGCGAGCCA ACAGGCCACCGTCCCCTGTCAACGTGACTGTGACGCAGCTGAAGGCAAACTCTGCCACAGTCTCCTGGGATGTTCCAGAAGGAGATGTGGTCATCGGCTACGCCATCTTACAGCAG CGGCAAGATGGACAGATGCAGCGCTTCATCCGGGAGGTGAACACCACCAACCGGGCCTGCGTGCTGTGGGACTTGGCAGAAGATGCTGATTACATCATCCAAGTGCAGAGTATTGGCCTGTATGGGGAAAGTCAGGCCAGTAAGCGTGTCCACTTCCGGACCCTGAAGGAGACCGACCGCCTCCCCTCCAACAGCTCCAACCAAG GTGACATCACCATGGAAGGGCTGGACAAAGACAGGCAACTGCAGACAGGCGAAATTATCATCATCGTGGCTGTGCTTCTCATGTGGGCAG CGGTGATCGCCCTCTTCTGCAGACAGTATGACATCATCAAGGACAATGAttccaacaacaacaaggaGAAGACAAAGCCATCCTCAGAGCATAGCACGCCAGAGAGACCAACTGGAGGGCTGCTGCGGAGCAAG gtctccagcttgtccaggtctcgctga
- the LOC137855078 gene encoding low density lipoprotein receptor adapter protein 1-like isoform X9 encodes MEALRAAGRAVLRSPRLARHGLGLCRRRKLPESWADMQEPLLEGMCFTLKYLGMTLVEKPKGEDMAAAAIRRIIAMAQVGARKFQKVILTVSPRGISLQDADTKEIVENISIYRISYCTTDKLQNKIFAYVAQSQESGALECHAFLSPKKKIAQAVTLTVAQAFQMALDLWEAANAAAWRSWGGESTAQQS; translated from the exons ATGGAGGCgctgcgggcggcggggcgcgcCGTGCTGCGGAGTCCGCGCCTCGCCCGGCACGGCCTGGGGCTCTGCCGGCGGCGCA agctTCCTGAGAGCTGGGCTGATATGCAGGAGCCGCTGCTAGAGGGGATGTGCTTCACACTGAAGTATCTGGGCATGACACTGGTAGAGAAACCCAAAGGAGAAGAcatggcagctgctgccatccgCCGGATCATTGCCATG GCACAGGTGGGAGCTCGCAAGTTCCAGAAGGTGATTCTGACAGTGTCTCCGAGGGGCATCTCGCTGCAAGACGCAGACACAAAGGAGATTGTTGAAAACATCTCCATCTACAG GATCTCCTACTGCACAACAGACAAGCTGCAGAACAAAATCTTTGCTTACGTTGCGCAGAGCCAGGAGAGTGGGGCACTGGAGTGCCATGCCTTCCTCTCACCCAAGAAGAAGATT GCCCAGGCTGTGACTCTGACGGTGGCCCAGGCCTTCCAGATGGCGCTGGATCTCTGGGAAGCAGCAAATGCAG CTGcatggaggagctggggaggggagtCCACAGCCCAGCAG AGTTGA
- the LOC137855078 gene encoding low density lipoprotein receptor adapter protein 1-like isoform X1 has product MEALRAAGRAVLRSPRLARHGLGLCRRRKLPESWADMQEPLLEGMCFTLKYLGMTLVEKPKGEDMAAAAIRRIIAMAQVGARKFQKVILTVSPRGISLQDADTKEIVENISIYRISYCTTDKLQNKIFAYVAQSQESGALECHAFLSPKKKIAQAVTLTVAQAFQMALDLWEAANAGSRQEQPLHLPCVLEHSEPGRASEPAPPGSPPFRHQFRVLGGDGCSVLFQSCMEELGRGVHSPAELTPLVPRPNLPTVQLPLSWPCLGQPPGCWKGLGGVGVPPTAGLGTDGPKATLG; this is encoded by the exons ATGGAGGCgctgcgggcggcggggcgcgcCGTGCTGCGGAGTCCGCGCCTCGCCCGGCACGGCCTGGGGCTCTGCCGGCGGCGCA agctTCCTGAGAGCTGGGCTGATATGCAGGAGCCGCTGCTAGAGGGGATGTGCTTCACACTGAAGTATCTGGGCATGACACTGGTAGAGAAACCCAAAGGAGAAGAcatggcagctgctgccatccgCCGGATCATTGCCATG GCACAGGTGGGAGCTCGCAAGTTCCAGAAGGTGATTCTGACAGTGTCTCCGAGGGGCATCTCGCTGCAAGACGCAGACACAAAGGAGATTGTTGAAAACATCTCCATCTACAG GATCTCCTACTGCACAACAGACAAGCTGCAGAACAAAATCTTTGCTTACGTTGCGCAGAGCCAGGAGAGTGGGGCACTGGAGTGCCATGCCTTCCTCTCACCCAAGAAGAAGATT GCCCAGGCTGTGACTCTGACGGTGGCCCAGGCCTTCCAGATGGCGCTGGATCTCTGGGAAGCAGCAAATGCAG gctctAGGCAGGAACAGCCCCTTCACCTTCCATGTGTCTTGGAGCACAGTGAACCCGGCAGAGCAAGTGAGCCAGCCCCCCCGGGGAGCCCTCCCTTCAGACACCAATTCAGG GTGCTTGGCGGTGATGGGTGTTCTGTTCTCTTCCAAAGCTGcatggaggagctggggaggggagtCCACAGCCCAGCAG AGTTGACACCTCTTGTGCCCAGACCGAACTTGCCTACTGTGCAGCTACCGCTGAGCTGGCCCTGTTTGGGGCAACCCCCAGGCTgctggaaggggctgggaggggttGGAGTCCCACCCACAGCTGGCCTTGGGACTGATGGCCCCAAGGCTACCCTGGGCTAA